The Candidatus Neomarinimicrobiota bacterium genome contains the following window.
TTGGTTCCTGAAGATACAACGATGTATGTGAACGGTCACGGGGATATTATCGTCCTGTACATTCTGCAGAAGCAGTTGCCTCCGGAGCGTTTTTGCCACAAGTTGATCCATACAGAATCACCCGCTTTCATCTCTAAAATGGCTCAACTGATCGTGGAAGAGATCGAGAAGGTCTGGACTTACAATGCTGAACAGGCACCTGAGTTGAAGCTGGCCATTGACGGTCAGCTCTCTAATTGGGTTCTGCTTGAATCAGGTGAATTATTCTTCATCGATACCAGCACACCGCTTATGCATGAAAATGGTCAAGAGGTACTGGACCCGGAACTTTTGATCCAGAGCGCTCCCTCCTTTCTACGGTGGCTCATTCGTTGGCAATTCCTGGACGATGTGATGAATCGTTATTATGACCGCGGTCTGGTTTACACGGATCTGATCGCCAATCTTTATAAAGAACAACAACCCGGGTTAGTTGAGCCGTGGATCAGTATCATTA
Protein-coding sequences here:
- a CDS encoding DUF6206 family protein, translating into MKLTRELLQNFESGLDPLNLEASAIPCKILGYGEISTVLQLQSDPDLAAKRMPLFKSVSAAEKYAGDYHHYVERLRAAGLLVPEDTTMYVNGHGDIIVLYILQKQLPPERFCHKLIHTESPAFISKMAQLIVEEIEKVWTYNAEQAPELKLAIDGQLSNWVLLESGELFFIDTSTPLMHENGQEVLDPELLIQSAPSFLRWLIRWQFLDDVMNRYYDRGLVYTDLIANLYKEQQPGLVEPWISIINTATEEHMEALDKKQIEAYYKEDKLIWSLFLGLRRLDRFIKTKLLRQRYEFVLPGKIKR